CGGCAACTATCGTTTCCGGTCTTGTTGCTGAAAGAGTTAAATTTGGAGAATTTGTTGTTTTTGCGATTGTATTAACTGCATTTATTTATCCAATTGCTGGTAGCTGGAAATGGAATGGTGGCTGGCTTGATTCTCTAGGTTTTGTTGATTTTGCTGGTTCTTCAATTGTTCACTCAGTTGGAGCATGGGCAGGTCTTGTAGGAGCTATGCTTCTTGGACCAAGAATTGGCAAATACTCTGATGGAAAACCACAGGCTATGCCAGGACATAATATGGCTATTGCCACTTTGGGTGCATTAGTTCTATGGATAGGTTGGTATGGTTTTAACCCCGGTTCTCAACTTGCCATGGACCAATGGGTTCCTTATGTTGCTGTAACAACTACTTTGGCAGCAGCAGCTGGCGCTATTGGAGCAACTATTGTTTCAACATTAACTTCTGGTAAGCCTGACCTTACAATGATTATTAACGGAATCCTTGCAGGATTAGTTAGTATCACTGCTGGTTGTGGCGATATGACACTTGCTGGTGCCTGGTTTGCAGGACTAGTTGGTGGAATTATCGTTGTATTCTCTGTAGCAGCCCTTGATGCTGCTGAGATCGATGATCCTGTAGGTGCATTCTCTGTTCACGGAGTTTGTGGTGTATGGGGTACTGTAGTAATCGGTCTATGGGGTACAGCCGTTCAAGGAGATGGAGCAGGTATGGGATTGTTTAATGGTGGAGGTATTAGCCTTCTCTTAATTCAAGCTCTTGGTGCTGCAGCTTATGCTATCTGGACACTAGTTACTTGCTGGATCGCTTGGTCTGTAATCGGTGGATTATTCGGAGGAATCCGAGTATCTGAAGAGGAAGAGACTCAAGGCCTTGATATTGGAGAGCATGGTATGGAAGCATATCCAGACTTTGCATCTGCTAAATAATCTAATTCAAAATTGATTCTAGAAACCTGACATATGTCAGGTTTCTTTTTTTTTACAAAAAATTATTTAAAATGTTGTACTATCAAAAGATGGATACACAAGCTTTTAGAAGGTCTCTTCATCATTCTGATAGATATAATAGAAGGGGCTTCGATTCTCCAACAAAAAGGGCTCAAGCGTTAGAAGCAGCTTATCAAAGTGATTTGATAAGTTCTATAAGAGATAATGGTTTTACTTTCACTAAAGGCAGACTTAATATCAAGTTAGCTCAAGCATTTGGGTTTTGTTGGGGTGTTGAAAGAGCTGTAGCAATGGCTTATGAAACAAGAAGACATTACCCTAATGAGAATATTTGGATAACAAACGAAATAATTCATAATCCCTCTGTTAATGATCATTTAAGAAAAATGAATGTAAAATTCATTTCAGCTAGAAATGGAATTAAAGATTTTTCGTCAGTTTCTAATGGGGATGTAGTTATACTGCCTGCTTTCGGAGCCACTGTTCAAGAGATGAAACTCCTTCATGAGAAAGGTTGTCATATCATTGATACAACTTGTCCTTGGGTTTCTAAGGTTTGGCATACCGTCGAGAAACATAAAAAACATGTTTTTACATCAATTATTCATGGAAAATTTAAGCATGAAGAAACCCTTGCTACTAGTTCTTTCGCAGGTAAATATTTAGTTGTACTTGATTTAGAAGAAGCAAATTATGTATCTGAATATATTATGGGTAGAGGTAATAGAAATGAATTTATGAATAAATTTGCTAAAGCTTGTTCTAATGGATTTGATCCCGATCAAGATTTAGATAGAGTCGGAGTTGCTAACCAGACGACTATGCTTAAAAGTGAGACCGAAGAAATTGGAAAAGTTTTTGAAAGAACAATGTTAAAAAAATTTGGACCAGAAAAATTAAATAGCCACTTCTTAGCTTTTAATACTATTTGTGATGCAACTGAAGAAAGACAAGATGCAATGTTCTCTTTGGTTGATGAAGACCTTGATATTCTTGTCGTTATAGGAGGCTTCAATTCTTCAAATACTACTCACTTACAAGAAATAGCAATTACTAAAAATATTTCTTCTTTTCACATAGATACCCCAGAGAGGATATCAGTTAAAGAAAACTCAATTTTACATAAGCCACTAGGATCAGATTTAGAACTTAAAAATAATTTTTTACCTAGTGGAAAAATTAATGTTGGAATTACTTCAGGTGCATCAACTCCTGATAGGGTTGTTGCAGATGTTATTGAGAAGTTAGTTGATATTACTTCTTGAATTTGTTATTTCATTTATAACATTACTGAGTTTTTTTAATTTATTAGCAAGATAGTTCCAAAATATCTACTTTATTAATTAGAATAATAAAAAAATTATGAAGTATGGAAGACAAATCACAAACTAATCAAGTTGAAACTGCAAATATGAATAGGACTAAAGCTCCCCAAAAAGTTGAAGTTGTTGTAGCTAATTCATCTTCAGGGTCAGAAGTAAATATACTTGGGGAATTATCAATTTTTGTTTTACGAATTGGTTTTTGTGCTTTGATGATTCATCATGGCTTAGAGAAACTTCAGGATCCTCAGGGTTTTGCTGAGTTTGTAGTTGGGAAGTACTTCCCATTTTTACCGGGTGATCCTGTTATTTGGACTTTTGGAGCGGCGATTACTCAATTAGTATGCCCAGTAGGCTTGGCTCTAGGGATATTTGCAAGACTTTCTTCTCTAGGGCTTTTCTCTACAATGGCATTTGCTGTTTATTTTCATCTCCTAGATACTGGACTAGAAGGTTTTCCCATTGCAGTCGTTGAGGGCCATAATTATGCATTCGAATTATCTTTCATATACGGGGCGATTTCTCTATACTTTTTGTGTGCTGGTCCAGGAAGGCTCTCTTTATTTAGAAAGACTAACAAAATTACTTATTATCCAAAATCAACTTAATTTAATGCAAAAAGTGCCTTTTTTGTGTGAATATCATTGAGATTCCTTTCGAATCACACATATCAATACTTTCTTGGTCTCTGAGACTTCCACCAGGTTGGACAATAGCTTTTATACCATACTTATTTGCGAGTTCGACAGTATCTGCAAAAGGAAAAAAACCATCGCTTGCTAAGACTGCATCTGAACATAAACTTCCAGCAGCTTTTAATGCAATTTTTGCAGCTCCAACTCTATTCATTTGTCCAGCTCCAATACCAATAGTTGTTTGGTTTTTTGCAATAACAATCGCATTTGATTTCACGTGTTTACAGATTTTCCATGCAAAATTTAGATCTAAATTCATTTGATTACTAGGATTTTTCTTAGTTACGGAAATCCAATTTTCAGTTTTTTCTTCACTATTATCAGTATCTTGAACTAGTAATCCTCCCATTATTGATTTAGTAGAATTTTGATTCTTCTTTGGGAGTTGATCTTTTGAAAACTTCAATATTCTTAAATTCTTTTTAACTTTTAAAATTTCTAAAGCTTCTTCATCAAAAGATGGAGCAACAACACACTCTAAGAAAATATCTTTGAGGTGAATTGCGGTATCACTATCAACATTTGAATTAAAAGCAACTATTCCTCCAAATGCACTAACAGAGTCGCATTCCAAAGCATTCAAAAATGATTTGGAAGCTGAATTACTTATAGAGGCACCACAAGGATTATTGTGTTTTAAAATAACAGAGGCAAACATGTCTGTTGTAAGTTCATCTTTTTCTGTATAGCCAAATTCTAAAACTGTTGAAAGTGCCGACTCTAGATCTAATAGATTGTTATAACTTAAATCTTTTCCTTGTAATTGTTCTGCTGCATTCCATCCAATGTCACTTAAACCATACCAGAAAGCTTTTTGATGTGGATTCTCCCCATATCTTAAGGTTTTGATTAGTGGATAAGATTCAATATATTTGGAAGGTTGTAAATCTCTTTCTTTTCTTATCCAATTAGATATTGCAGTGTCATAGTCTGCTGTATGTTGAAAAGCTTCAAAGGCTAATTTTGCTTTATATGAGTCTTTCAATTCACCTTTTTTACTTTCTTCAAGAAAATTTTGATATTGACTAGGATCTACTAAAACGGAAACGTCCTTATGATTTTTAGCTGCAGAACGAATCATTGATGGTCCTCCAATATCTATATTTTCAATGCTATCTTCCCATTTAGATCCCTGCGCTACAGTTTTTTTAAAAGGATATAAATTAACAACTACTAAGTCAATTAATTTTAGGTCGTTATCTTCTATATCTCTTTTATGTTCTTCATCAATTCTTTTGGCTAATATCCCTCCATGTATTTTTGGATGTAATGTTTTAACTCTTCCTCCAAGTATTTCTGGCGAATTAGTAAAATCTGCCACTTTAATAACTGGAATATTTGCCTCTATAAGATGTTTGGCAGTGCCTCCACTTGATAGAATTTTATAATTGAATTTTCCTACCAATTCCTTACAAAATGGGATTATATCTTTTTTATCAGAGACACTTACTAAAGCTAATGGCGACATTATTGGAAAGTTTACTTACTTAAGAATATAAACATGAAATACGACATTGATCATGAATTTGTCTCGATTACCTCTCAAACTGCAACTCATAGAATTATTTTGTTACATGGTTGGGGGGCCGATTCAGATGACCTTTTAAGATTTGGAAAGGATATTAGAGAAAAAATATATCTTGATTTTGAGGTAATTTCTTTAAGAGCTCCTGGATTACATCCAAGTGGTCAGGGAAGACAGTGGTATGGATTATATCCACATGATTGGAATGAAGCTGAGGTTGAGGTGAATAAACTTTTAGTTACATTAAAAAAATTTGATACTGATCGGATTCCATTAAAAAAAACAATTTTGTTGGGGTTCTCTCAGGGGGCGGCAATGGCAATTGATGCAGGATTTAAATTAAATTTTGGATTAATTGTTGCTTGTAGTGGTTATCCTCATCCCAACTGGTTCCCAGGAGAAAAATGCTCACCATTAATTGTTAGTCATGGTTTATTTGATGACGTTGTGCCTATAGATGCTTCAAGGATTATTTATGAAAAAGTGAAAAATAAGTCTTCTGAATTATGTGAATTATTAGAATTCGATGGATTTCATCAAATCGATTCCAATTTAATTGACTTTATCAGTTCAAATATAAGTAATATTTTTTAAACAAAAGCATATTCGTATTCTTCAATCTCTTCCCAATCATCTGCAGTAAGTTCT
This sequence is a window from Prochlorococcus marinus XMU1419. Protein-coding genes within it:
- a CDS encoding 4-hydroxy-3-methylbut-2-enyl diphosphate reductase produces the protein MDTQAFRRSLHHSDRYNRRGFDSPTKRAQALEAAYQSDLISSIRDNGFTFTKGRLNIKLAQAFGFCWGVERAVAMAYETRRHYPNENIWITNEIIHNPSVNDHLRKMNVKFISARNGIKDFSSVSNGDVVILPAFGATVQEMKLLHEKGCHIIDTTCPWVSKVWHTVEKHKKHVFTSIIHGKFKHEETLATSSFAGKYLVVLDLEEANYVSEYIMGRGNRNEFMNKFAKACSNGFDPDQDLDRVGVANQTTMLKSETEEIGKVFERTMLKKFGPEKLNSHFLAFNTICDATEERQDAMFSLVDEDLDILVVIGGFNSSNTTHLQEIAITKNISSFHIDTPERISVKENSILHKPLGSDLELKNNFLPSGKINVGITSGASTPDRVVADVIEKLVDITS
- a CDS encoding alpha/beta hydrolase gives rise to the protein MKYDIDHEFVSITSQTATHRIILLHGWGADSDDLLRFGKDIREKIYLDFEVISLRAPGLHPSGQGRQWYGLYPHDWNEAEVEVNKLLVTLKKFDTDRIPLKKTILLGFSQGAAMAIDAGFKLNFGLIVACSGYPHPNWFPGEKCSPLIVSHGLFDDVVPIDASRIIYEKVKNKSSELCELLEFDGFHQIDSNLIDFISSNISNIF
- a CDS encoding DoxX family protein, coding for MEDKSQTNQVETANMNRTKAPQKVEVVVANSSSGSEVNILGELSIFVLRIGFCALMIHHGLEKLQDPQGFAEFVVGKYFPFLPGDPVIWTFGAAITQLVCPVGLALGIFARLSSLGLFSTMAFAVYFHLLDTGLEGFPIAVVEGHNYAFELSFIYGAISLYFLCAGPGRLSLFRKTNKITYYPKST
- the purH gene encoding bifunctional phosphoribosylaminoimidazolecarboxamide formyltransferase/IMP cyclohydrolase — protein: MSPLALVSVSDKKDIIPFCKELVGKFNYKILSSGGTAKHLIEANIPVIKVADFTNSPEILGGRVKTLHPKIHGGILAKRIDEEHKRDIEDNDLKLIDLVVVNLYPFKKTVAQGSKWEDSIENIDIGGPSMIRSAAKNHKDVSVLVDPSQYQNFLEESKKGELKDSYKAKLAFEAFQHTADYDTAISNWIRKERDLQPSKYIESYPLIKTLRYGENPHQKAFWYGLSDIGWNAAEQLQGKDLSYNNLLDLESALSTVLEFGYTEKDELTTDMFASVILKHNNPCGASISNSASKSFLNALECDSVSAFGGIVAFNSNVDSDTAIHLKDIFLECVVAPSFDEEALEILKVKKNLRILKFSKDQLPKKNQNSTKSIMGGLLVQDTDNSEEKTENWISVTKKNPSNQMNLDLNFAWKICKHVKSNAIVIAKNQTTIGIGAGQMNRVGAAKIALKAAGSLCSDAVLASDGFFPFADTVELANKYGIKAIVQPGGSLRDQESIDMCDSKGISMIFTQKRHFLH
- a CDS encoding ammonium transporter: MTTALQTPQRRSRSKLQDASLVNGPMLLLRSIRGFSSNRSMLWLATVPLALFGLGIFNLSAHAADLPELNAAFLANNLWLLIATILVIFMNAGFAMVEAGMCRSKNAVNILAKNLFVFALAVTSYWFIGYSLMYGGSVADGWLYFGGLFFDPTVTADMVTDAGLVPTVDFLFQSAFAGTAATIVSGLVAERVKFGEFVVFAIVLTAFIYPIAGSWKWNGGWLDSLGFVDFAGSSIVHSVGAWAGLVGAMLLGPRIGKYSDGKPQAMPGHNMAIATLGALVLWIGWYGFNPGSQLAMDQWVPYVAVTTTLAAAAGAIGATIVSTLTSGKPDLTMIINGILAGLVSITAGCGDMTLAGAWFAGLVGGIIVVFSVAALDAAEIDDPVGAFSVHGVCGVWGTVVIGLWGTAVQGDGAGMGLFNGGGISLLLIQALGAAAYAIWTLVTCWIAWSVIGGLFGGIRVSEEEETQGLDIGEHGMEAYPDFASAK